A DNA window from Micromonospora inyonensis contains the following coding sequences:
- a CDS encoding DNA polymerase Y family protein, translating to MTRAVRTLLLWCPDWPVIAAEIVEGVPATGAVAVLHANRVVACSERARADGIRRGLRKREAQGRCPGLTVVEYDPSRDTRAFEPVVAAVEELVAGVEVVRPGACAVAVRGPARYLGGEEVAAERIIEHVAQTCGVESQVGIADGVFAAGLAARTGQVVPPGDTPGFLAVLPVEALGRPALADLLRRLGIRTLGDFAALPAGDVLARFGFDAALAHHLAAGRDHRPLAVRVPPADLTVGADYDEPLGRVDAAAFAARALAERLHDRLAAHGLACTRLGVEAVTAHGQELHRVWRHDGLLTAGAIADRLRWQLDGWLSGGAGRPGRPTAGIIRLRLVPDGVLVQVGLQPGLWGATGAERERAHRALSRVQGLLGPEAVVTAVLGGGRSPADQVRLVPWGDERLPARPGEPGWPATGPTGSDRPVEPVPADRTAPVRGTGGRVGRRPGPGGRTTRPELPPWPGRLPPPAPAVVLPAPLAATVHDATGEPVGVSARLQLTAAPARVAVDSAAPVEIVGWAGPWPVDERWWAPAEARRAARFQLLLADGAALLMAVEAGQWLVEAIYD from the coding sequence GTGACCCGTGCGGTCCGGACCCTGCTGCTCTGGTGCCCGGACTGGCCGGTGATCGCCGCCGAGATCGTCGAGGGGGTTCCCGCCACCGGTGCGGTCGCCGTCCTGCACGCCAACCGGGTGGTCGCCTGCTCGGAACGCGCCCGCGCCGACGGGATCCGGCGCGGTCTGCGGAAGCGGGAGGCGCAGGGCCGCTGCCCCGGGCTGACCGTGGTCGAGTACGACCCGTCGCGGGACACCCGCGCGTTCGAGCCGGTGGTCGCCGCCGTCGAGGAACTGGTCGCCGGGGTGGAGGTGGTCCGGCCCGGGGCTTGTGCGGTGGCCGTCCGGGGGCCGGCCCGGTATCTCGGCGGTGAGGAGGTGGCGGCCGAGCGGATCATCGAACACGTCGCCCAGACGTGCGGGGTGGAGAGCCAGGTCGGCATCGCCGACGGGGTCTTCGCCGCCGGGCTCGCCGCCCGTACCGGGCAGGTCGTGCCACCCGGCGACACACCGGGGTTCCTGGCCGTCCTGCCGGTCGAGGCGCTCGGTCGTCCGGCCCTGGCCGACCTGCTGCGCCGGCTCGGCATCCGGACGTTGGGTGACTTCGCCGCGCTGCCCGCCGGGGACGTGCTGGCCCGGTTCGGTTTCGACGCGGCGCTGGCCCACCATCTCGCCGCCGGGCGGGACCACCGTCCGCTCGCCGTCCGGGTGCCCCCGGCCGACCTGACCGTCGGCGCCGACTACGACGAGCCGCTCGGCCGGGTGGACGCCGCCGCGTTCGCCGCCCGGGCACTGGCCGAGCGGCTGCACGACCGGCTGGCCGCGCACGGCCTGGCCTGCACCCGGCTCGGGGTCGAGGCGGTCACCGCGCACGGCCAGGAACTGCACCGGGTCTGGCGGCACGACGGCCTGCTCACCGCCGGGGCCATCGCCGACCGGCTCCGCTGGCAACTCGACGGCTGGCTCTCCGGCGGCGCCGGCCGTCCGGGCCGTCCGACCGCCGGGATCATCCGGCTACGACTCGTTCCGGACGGGGTGCTCGTCCAGGTCGGGTTGCAGCCTGGCCTGTGGGGTGCCACCGGTGCGGAACGCGAGCGGGCGCACCGCGCGTTGAGCCGGGTGCAGGGCCTGCTCGGCCCGGAGGCGGTGGTGACCGCGGTGCTCGGTGGCGGGCGTTCCCCGGCCGACCAGGTCCGACTGGTGCCGTGGGGCGACGAACGCCTTCCCGCGCGCCCCGGCGAACCGGGCTGGCCCGCCACCGGCCCGACGGGCTCCGACCGGCCGGTGGAGCCCGTCCCGGCGGACCGGACGGCTCCGGTGCGCGGCACCGGCGGCCGGGTGGGGCGGCGGCCGGGTCCGGGTGGCCGGACGACGCGTCCGGAACTGCCGCCGTGGCCGGGGCGACTGCCGCCCCCCGCACCGGCCGTGGTGCTGCCCGCCCCGCTCGCCGCGACCGTGCACGACGCCACCGGCGAGCCGGTCGGGGTCAGCGCCCGGCTCCAGCTCACCGCCGCGCCGGCCCGGGTGGCCGTCGACTCCGCCGCACCGGTGGAGATCGTCGGCTGGGCCGGGCCGTGGCCGGTCGACGAACGGTGGTGGGCTCCGGCCGAGGCCCGGCGTGCGGCCCGCTTCCAACTCCTCCTCGCCGACGGCGCCGCCCTCCTGATGGCGGTCGAGGCCGGCCAGTGGCTGGTGGAGGCGATCTATGACTGA
- a CDS encoding error-prone DNA polymerase, which translates to MSFHNPKLPWSELERVLSGRSGGGGRPGERHLHVVDPLAVDGDGGDAPAWTRKRPHYEAPELPRPDGVVPYAELHAHTNFSFLDGASHPEELAEEAARLGLTALAVTDHDGFYGVVRFAEAARALRLPTVVGAELSLGLPGPQGGEPDPLGRHLLLLAHGPEGYARLATTISRAQLRGGEKGRPDYGDLEEVAAELRDHVLVLTGCRKGHVPAALLTSGVDAAARELDRLAALFGPETVAVELTDHGHPVDADRNDALAELAAVAGLPTVATNNVHYATPGRRRLATALAAVRARRSLDEIDGWLPAAGTAHLRSGAEMASRFAAYPGAVARAAEFGRELAFDLQLVAPQLPAYPVPTGHTEMSWLRHLTEEGARERYGPRAAHPEAYAQLDHELGMIEALGFPGYFLVVYDIVAFCREQDIYCQGRGSAANSAVCYALRITNVDAVRHRLLFERFLAPERDGPPDIDVDIESDRREEVIQHVYTRYGREHTAQVANVISYRPRSAVRDVAKAFGFSSGQQDAWSKQIDRWGTVASVDVEGIPEQVVAYANELQTFPRHLGIHSGGMVICDRPVIEVCPVEWGRMPGRSVLQWDKDDCAAVGLVKFDLLGLGMLSALHYGYDMIGMSLDLGDMSLDDPEVYDMLCRADSVGVFQVESRAQMATLPRLKPRCFYDLVVEVALIRPGPIQGGSVHPYIRRKNGVEPVTYPHPLMRNALEKTLGVPLFQEQLMQLAIDLAGFDAAGADQLRRAMGAKRSAERMARIAERLYAGMAGRGITGDLADDVYRKLSAFASYGFPESHAMSFAYLVYASSWLKRYHPAPFLAALLNAQPMGFYSPQTLVEDARRHGVEVRRPDVNASGAKATLESAPDTRWGSGPGEPPHSWGLGGPAVRLGLSSVRTLGDGVAERIEAERAAHGPYRDMPDLARRVGLTAAHLEALATADAFACFGLSRREALWAAGAAAQERPDRLPGTVTGVTAPTLPGMDAVDRLVADVWATGLSPESHPARFLRDRLDALGAVPVARLGQVEPGRRIRVGGIVTHRQRPATAGGVTFLNLEDETGMLNVSCSPGLWQRYRRVAKTSNALVVRGILHRHEGVTSLTADRLDPIDAPVTPTSRDFR; encoded by the coding sequence GTGAGCTTCCACAACCCGAAGCTGCCCTGGTCGGAGCTGGAACGGGTGCTTTCCGGGCGGTCTGGCGGTGGCGGCCGCCCCGGGGAGCGGCACCTGCACGTGGTGGATCCCCTCGCCGTCGACGGCGACGGTGGGGACGCCCCCGCCTGGACCCGGAAGCGCCCGCACTACGAGGCGCCCGAGCTGCCCCGCCCCGACGGCGTGGTGCCCTACGCGGAACTGCACGCGCACACCAACTTCAGCTTCCTCGACGGGGCCAGCCACCCGGAGGAACTGGCCGAGGAGGCCGCCCGGCTCGGGCTCACCGCGCTCGCCGTCACCGACCACGACGGCTTCTACGGGGTGGTCCGCTTCGCCGAGGCGGCCCGCGCCCTGCGACTGCCCACCGTCGTCGGCGCGGAACTCTCCCTCGGCCTGCCCGGCCCCCAGGGCGGCGAGCCGGATCCGCTCGGCCGGCATCTGCTGCTGCTCGCGCACGGCCCCGAGGGGTACGCCCGGCTCGCCACCACCATCTCCCGGGCCCAGCTGCGCGGTGGCGAGAAGGGCCGCCCGGACTACGGCGATCTGGAGGAGGTCGCCGCCGAGCTGCGCGACCACGTGCTGGTGCTCACCGGCTGCCGCAAGGGGCACGTGCCGGCGGCCCTGCTCACCTCCGGCGTCGACGCCGCCGCCCGGGAGCTGGACCGGCTGGCCGCCCTGTTCGGCCCGGAGACGGTCGCGGTGGAGCTGACCGACCACGGCCACCCGGTCGACGCCGACCGCAACGACGCCCTCGCCGAGCTGGCCGCCGTCGCCGGCCTGCCCACGGTGGCCACCAACAACGTGCACTACGCGACACCGGGTCGACGGCGGCTGGCCACCGCGCTCGCCGCCGTGCGGGCCCGGCGCAGCCTGGACGAGATCGACGGGTGGCTGCCCGCCGCCGGCACCGCGCACCTGCGCAGTGGCGCCGAGATGGCCTCCCGGTTCGCCGCCTACCCGGGCGCGGTGGCGCGGGCCGCCGAGTTCGGCCGGGAACTCGCCTTCGACCTCCAGCTCGTCGCGCCGCAACTGCCGGCGTACCCGGTGCCGACCGGGCACACCGAGATGAGCTGGCTACGCCACCTCACCGAGGAGGGCGCGCGGGAACGCTACGGTCCGCGCGCGGCGCATCCCGAGGCGTACGCGCAGCTCGACCACGAGCTGGGCATGATCGAGGCACTGGGTTTCCCCGGCTACTTCCTGGTGGTCTACGACATCGTCGCGTTCTGCCGCGAGCAGGACATCTACTGCCAGGGGCGGGGCTCGGCGGCGAACTCGGCGGTCTGCTACGCGCTGCGGATCACCAACGTGGACGCCGTCCGGCACCGGCTGCTCTTCGAGCGTTTCCTCGCCCCCGAGCGCGACGGCCCGCCCGACATCGACGTGGACATCGAGTCCGACCGCCGGGAGGAGGTCATCCAGCACGTCTACACCCGGTACGGCCGGGAGCACACCGCCCAGGTCGCCAACGTCATCTCGTACCGGCCCCGGTCGGCGGTGCGGGACGTGGCGAAGGCGTTCGGTTTCTCCTCCGGCCAGCAGGACGCCTGGAGCAAGCAGATCGACCGTTGGGGCACGGTCGCCTCGGTCGACGTCGAGGGCATCCCCGAGCAGGTGGTGGCGTACGCCAACGAACTCCAGACCTTCCCCCGGCACCTCGGCATCCACTCCGGTGGCATGGTGATCTGCGACCGGCCGGTGATCGAGGTCTGCCCGGTGGAGTGGGGGCGGATGCCCGGCCGCAGCGTCCTCCAGTGGGACAAGGACGACTGCGCCGCCGTCGGCCTGGTCAAGTTCGACCTGCTCGGCCTCGGCATGCTCTCCGCGCTGCACTACGGGTACGACATGATCGGGATGAGCCTGGACCTGGGCGACATGTCGCTGGACGACCCCGAGGTCTACGACATGCTCTGCCGGGCCGACTCGGTCGGGGTGTTCCAGGTGGAGAGCCGCGCCCAGATGGCCACCCTGCCGAGGCTGAAACCCCGCTGCTTCTACGACCTGGTGGTGGAGGTGGCGCTGATCCGTCCCGGCCCGATCCAGGGCGGCTCGGTGCACCCGTACATCCGGCGCAAGAACGGCGTGGAACCGGTGACCTATCCGCACCCGCTGATGCGCAACGCGCTGGAGAAGACCCTCGGCGTGCCGCTGTTCCAGGAGCAGCTGATGCAGCTCGCCATCGACCTGGCCGGCTTCGACGCGGCCGGGGCCGACCAGCTGCGCCGGGCGATGGGGGCGAAACGCTCGGCGGAGCGGATGGCCCGGATCGCCGAGCGGCTCTACGCCGGCATGGCCGGTCGGGGCATCACCGGCGACCTGGCCGACGACGTCTACCGCAAGCTCTCCGCCTTCGCAAGCTACGGCTTCCCGGAGAGCCACGCGATGAGCTTCGCCTACCTGGTGTACGCCAGCTCCTGGCTCAAGCGCTACCACCCCGCCCCGTTCCTGGCCGCGCTGCTGAACGCCCAGCCGATGGGCTTCTACTCGCCGCAGACCCTGGTCGAGGACGCCCGCCGGCACGGCGTCGAGGTACGCCGTCCGGACGTCAACGCCAGCGGCGCGAAGGCGACCCTGGAGTCCGCCCCGGACACCCGGTGGGGGAGTGGCCCGGGGGAGCCGCCGCACTCCTGGGGACTGGGCGGGCCGGCGGTCCGGCTGGGGCTGTCGAGCGTGCGTACCCTCGGCGACGGGGTGGCCGAGCGGATCGAAGCCGAGCGGGCGGCACACGGGCCGTACCGGGACATGCCGGACCTGGCCCGGCGGGTCGGTCTCACCGCCGCGCACCTGGAGGCCCTGGCCACCGCGGACGCCTTCGCCTGTTTCGGGCTGAGCCGGCGGGAGGCGCTCTGGGCGGCCGGCGCGGCGGCCCAGGAGCGGCCCGACCGGCTGCCCGGCACGGTGACCGGCGTGACCGCCCCCACCCTGCCCGGCATGGACGCGGTGGATCGCCTGGTCGCCGACGTGTGGGCGACCGGTCTCTCCCCGGAGAGCCACCCGGCCCGCTTCCTCCGGGACCGGCTGGACGCGCTCGGCGCGGTGCCGGTCGCCCGGCTCGGTCAGGTCGAACCGGGCCGGCGGATCCGGGTCGGCGGCATCGTCACCCACCGGCAGCGCCCCGCCACGGCCGGCGGGGTCACCTTCCTCAACCTGGAGGACGAGACCGGCATGCTCAACGTGAGCTGCTCACCGGGGCTGTGGCAGCGCTACCGACGGGTGGCGAAGACGAGCAACGCCCTGGTGGTCCGGGGCATCCTGCACCGGCACGAGGGGGTCACCAGCCTCACCGCCGACCGCCTCGACCCGATCGACGCCCCGGTCACCCCCACCTCCCGCGACTTCCGGTGA
- the gdhA gene encoding NADP-specific glutamate dehydrogenase, giving the protein MTSRDKIQTIFTDVVRRNPGEAEFHQAVHEVLDSVAPALAKHPEYAEAKIIERICEPERQIIFRVPWEDDRGEVHINRGFRVEFNSALGPYKGGLRFHQSVYLGIVKFLGFEQVFKNALTGMPIGGGKGGSDFDPKGRSDREVMRFCQSFMTELYRHIGEYTDVPAGDIGVGGREIGYLFGQYKRITNRYESGVLTGKGLTYGGAQVRREATGYGAVFFADEMLRAKGDSFDGKRVVVSGSGNVAIYAIEKVHQLGGTVIACSDSSGYVRDDKGIDVELLKDLKEVRRARIDAYLTHRPHASFVADRTVWEVPCQVAVPCATQNEIAAADAAALVKGGCGIVVEGANMPTSPEAIRAFTAAGVRFAPGKAANAGGVAASALEMQQNASRDSWTFTYSEQRLREIMRDIHARCHATAEEYGMPGNYAAGANIDGFRRVAEAMLAHGLI; this is encoded by the coding sequence GTGACTTCACGAGACAAGATCCAGACGATCTTCACCGACGTGGTGCGGCGTAATCCCGGCGAGGCGGAGTTCCACCAGGCGGTGCACGAGGTGCTCGACAGCGTCGCCCCCGCCCTGGCCAAGCACCCCGAGTACGCCGAGGCGAAGATCATCGAACGGATCTGTGAGCCGGAGCGGCAGATCATCTTCCGGGTGCCGTGGGAGGACGATCGCGGCGAGGTGCACATCAACCGCGGTTTCCGGGTGGAGTTCAACAGCGCGCTCGGCCCCTACAAGGGTGGCCTGCGCTTCCACCAGTCGGTGTACCTGGGCATCGTGAAGTTCCTCGGCTTCGAGCAGGTGTTCAAGAACGCGCTGACCGGTATGCCGATCGGGGGCGGCAAGGGCGGCTCGGACTTCGACCCGAAGGGCCGCTCGGACCGGGAGGTGATGCGCTTCTGCCAGTCGTTCATGACCGAGTTGTACCGGCACATCGGCGAGTACACCGACGTGCCCGCCGGTGACATCGGCGTCGGCGGTCGGGAGATCGGTTACCTCTTCGGCCAGTACAAGCGGATCACGAACCGGTACGAGTCCGGAGTCCTCACCGGGAAGGGGCTGACCTACGGCGGCGCACAGGTACGCCGGGAGGCCACCGGCTACGGCGCGGTGTTCTTCGCCGACGAGATGCTCCGCGCCAAGGGTGACAGCTTCGACGGCAAACGGGTGGTGGTGTCCGGGTCGGGCAACGTGGCGATCTACGCGATCGAGAAGGTGCACCAGCTCGGCGGCACCGTCATCGCCTGTTCGGACTCCTCCGGCTACGTCCGGGACGACAAGGGCATCGACGTCGAACTGCTCAAGGACCTCAAGGAGGTCCGGCGTGCCCGGATCGACGCGTACCTGACGCACCGCCCGCACGCCTCCTTCGTCGCGGACCGCACCGTGTGGGAGGTGCCGTGCCAGGTGGCCGTGCCGTGCGCGACGCAGAACGAGATCGCCGCAGCCGACGCCGCCGCGCTCGTCAAGGGCGGCTGCGGGATCGTCGTCGAGGGTGCGAACATGCCCACCAGCCCGGAGGCAATCCGTGCCTTCACCGCGGCCGGTGTCCGCTTCGCCCCCGGCAAGGCGGCCAACGCCGGTGGTGTCGCCGCCAGCGCCTTGGAGATGCAGCAGAACGCCAGCCGTGACTCCTGGACGTTCACCTACTCCGAACAGCGGCTGCGGGAGATCATGCGGGACATCCACGCCCGCTGCCACGCCACCGCCGAGGAGTACGGGATGCCCGGCAACTACGCCGCCGGTGCGAACATCGACGGCTTCCGCCGGGTGGCCGAGGCGATGCTCGCCCACGGCCTCATCTGA
- a CDS encoding sulfite exporter TauE/SafE family protein, producing MLLSIAAFGIVLLGAFAQSVSGFGFALVTVPLLATVIDPRTAVVVTALTDIGLTVVAAVRERRYVRWRVTGALTAAALLGVPIGLLVLVTFPERLLSALIAVVVLGCVALVWSGARVRTGPVGIGAVGVLVGVLTAATGTNGPPLVAAFHSLGYDPRTFRATLAAVFSGAGLIGLAGFALAGRIDAEVLRLSLAALPAVPLGWWLGNLLFDRIPPLVFRRIVLVGLLGSAGAALAAVAG from the coding sequence GTGCTCCTGTCGATCGCCGCCTTCGGCATCGTGCTCCTCGGTGCCTTCGCCCAGTCGGTGAGCGGCTTCGGGTTCGCCCTGGTGACCGTGCCGCTGCTGGCCACGGTCATCGATCCGCGTACCGCGGTGGTGGTGACCGCGCTGACCGACATCGGGTTGACCGTGGTCGCCGCCGTCCGGGAGCGCCGGTACGTGCGCTGGCGGGTGACCGGCGCGCTGACCGCCGCCGCCCTGCTCGGTGTGCCGATCGGGCTGCTGGTCCTGGTGACCTTCCCGGAACGACTGCTCAGCGCGCTGATCGCGGTCGTCGTGCTCGGGTGCGTCGCGCTGGTCTGGTCGGGCGCGCGGGTCCGCACCGGACCGGTCGGCATCGGCGCGGTCGGTGTCCTGGTGGGGGTGCTCACCGCCGCCACCGGCACGAACGGGCCACCGCTTGTCGCCGCGTTCCACTCCCTCGGGTACGACCCGCGCACCTTCCGGGCCACCCTGGCGGCGGTCTTCTCCGGGGCGGGGCTGATCGGGCTGGCCGGGTTCGCGCTGGCCGGCCGGATCGACGCCGAGGTACTCCGGCTGAGCCTGGCGGCCCTACCCGCCGTGCCGCTGGGTTGGTGGCTGGGAAACCTGCTGTTCGACCGGATCCCGCCGCTGGTGTTCCGCCGGATCGTGCTGGTCGGGCTGCTGGGCAGCGCGGGCGCGGCCCTCGCCGCCGTCGCCGGCTGA
- a CDS encoding alkaline phosphatase family protein → MTAMPSPGPTGPLDPVAPRYGSGSLADVLPSALAVLGVPGSPDPLGLTTDLDGIRRVAVLLVDGLGWYQIPTARPYAPTLFGFYSLLGRRLTAGFPSTTPTSLVSLGTGVAPGAHGVLGFRVRVPETDRLLSHIEWGREPEPRHWQPVPTQLERARAAGVTVTVVSRPEYDGSGLTVAANRGGDYRGAAGADALATEMLAALATGDGPTLVSGYHPDLDRQGHLHGVDSPPWRVAAAEVDRLLVRLVDGLPGDAALLVTADHGQLNVPQDHRVDLDADPRLRAGVRVVAGESRVRYLHVAPGAVADVVDTWSAVLGDAARVLTRDEAVATGWFGPVPESHLQRIGDVVAVCRDTWAIVATRSEQPIESRLIGYHGADTATEMTIPLLVVRG, encoded by the coding sequence ATGACCGCGATGCCGAGTCCGGGCCCGACCGGACCGCTGGACCCGGTGGCCCCCCGCTACGGTTCCGGCAGCCTCGCCGACGTGCTGCCCAGCGCGTTGGCCGTGCTCGGCGTGCCCGGCAGCCCCGACCCGCTCGGCCTCACCACCGACCTCGACGGGATCCGCCGGGTGGCCGTGCTGCTCGTCGACGGCCTCGGCTGGTACCAGATCCCCACCGCGCGTCCGTACGCCCCGACCCTGTTCGGGTTCTACTCCCTGCTCGGCCGGCGGCTCACCGCCGGTTTCCCGTCGACCACGCCGACCAGCCTGGTGAGCCTGGGCACCGGGGTGGCGCCCGGCGCGCACGGGGTGCTCGGCTTCCGGGTCCGGGTGCCGGAGACCGACCGGCTGCTCAGCCACATCGAGTGGGGCCGCGAACCGGAGCCGCGACACTGGCAGCCGGTCCCCACCCAGCTCGAACGGGCCCGCGCGGCCGGGGTGACGGTGACCGTCGTCAGCCGTCCCGAGTACGACGGCAGCGGCCTGACCGTGGCCGCGAACCGGGGCGGTGACTACCGGGGTGCGGCCGGCGCGGACGCGCTCGCCACCGAGATGCTGGCCGCGCTCGCCACCGGGGACGGGCCCACCCTGGTCTCCGGTTACCACCCCGACCTGGACCGGCAGGGCCACCTGCACGGGGTGGACTCGCCACCCTGGCGGGTCGCCGCCGCCGAGGTCGACCGGCTGCTGGTGCGTCTGGTGGACGGCCTGCCCGGCGACGCGGCGCTGCTGGTCACCGCCGACCACGGGCAGCTCAACGTTCCCCAGGACCACCGGGTCGACCTGGACGCCGACCCCCGGCTGCGGGCGGGCGTGCGGGTGGTGGCCGGCGAGTCGAGGGTCCGTTACCTGCACGTCGCACCCGGCGCGGTCGCCGACGTGGTGGACACCTGGTCGGCGGTGCTCGGCGACGCGGCCCGGGTGCTGACCCGCGACGAGGCGGTGGCGACCGGCTGGTTCGGGCCGGTGCCGGAGTCGCACCTCCAGCGGATCGGCGACGTGGTGGCGGTCTGCCGGGACACCTGGGCGATCGTGGCGACCCGCTCGGAGCAGCCGATCGAGTCACGGCTGATCGGCTACCACGGCGCGGACACCGCCACCGAGATGACCATCCCGTTGCTGGTGGTCCGGGGCTGA
- a CDS encoding DNA polymerase IV, translating to MGRSQSLPRGGDPRFGPDADDTDCPILHVDMDAFFASVEVRSRPELRGRPVVVGGVGPRGVVSSASYPARRYGVRSAMPTARARSLCPHAVFLPPDFPAYSAASRAVMRIFRDVTPLVEPLSLDEAFLDVAGARRLFGRPAEIARLIRARVAEEQGLTCSVGVAPTKFVAKLGSTRAKPDGMLVVPTARVLEFLHPLPVDALWGVGERSAATLRRLGLATIGDLAEAPAGMLRRAMGEAAAAHLRELAHGRDPRRVSPEQVEKSIGAEVTFDTDVGDPRQVRRALLALAEKAGGRLRRAGQVGRTVALKVRLADFTLVGRSRTLDVPTDVTREIFDTVWALYTALDPGQLVRLVGVRVEGLSAAEATPRQLALGAPEHGWREAEAAADAAAARFGRSVIGPASLLEGRDRRQREKPSQP from the coding sequence ATGGGGCGTAGTCAGTCGTTGCCGCGCGGCGGTGACCCGCGTTTCGGCCCGGACGCCGACGACACCGACTGCCCGATCCTGCACGTCGACATGGACGCCTTCTTCGCGTCGGTGGAGGTCCGCAGCCGTCCCGAGCTGCGCGGGCGGCCGGTGGTGGTCGGCGGTGTCGGCCCGCGCGGGGTGGTCAGCTCCGCCAGCTACCCCGCCCGGCGGTACGGCGTCCGCAGCGCGATGCCCACCGCGCGGGCCCGGTCCCTCTGCCCGCACGCGGTCTTCCTCCCACCGGACTTCCCGGCCTACTCGGCGGCCTCCCGGGCGGTGATGCGGATCTTCCGGGACGTCACCCCGCTGGTCGAGCCGCTCTCCCTGGACGAGGCGTTCCTCGACGTGGCCGGCGCGCGACGCCTCTTCGGTCGTCCCGCCGAGATCGCCCGGCTGATCCGCGCCCGGGTCGCCGAGGAGCAGGGGCTGACCTGCTCGGTGGGGGTGGCACCGACGAAGTTCGTGGCCAAGCTGGGCTCCACGCGGGCCAAGCCGGACGGGATGCTCGTCGTCCCCACCGCCCGGGTGCTGGAGTTCCTCCACCCGCTGCCGGTGGACGCGCTCTGGGGCGTGGGCGAGCGCTCCGCCGCGACGCTGCGCCGCCTCGGGCTGGCCACCATCGGCGACCTCGCCGAGGCCCCGGCGGGCATGCTTCGCCGGGCGATGGGGGAGGCCGCCGCGGCGCACCTGCGCGAGCTGGCGCACGGACGGGACCCCCGCCGGGTCAGCCCCGAGCAGGTGGAGAAGTCGATCGGGGCGGAGGTCACGTTCGACACCGACGTGGGTGATCCCCGGCAGGTCCGCCGGGCACTGCTCGCCCTCGCCGAGAAGGCGGGTGGCCGGCTGCGCCGGGCCGGCCAGGTGGGGCGGACGGTGGCTCTCAAGGTCCGGCTGGCCGACTTCACCCTGGTGGGTCGTTCTCGGACCCTGGACGTGCCGACCGACGTCACCCGGGAGATATTCGACACGGTATGGGCGCTGTACACCGCTCTCGACCCGGGGCAACTCGTCCGGTTGGTGGGCGTACGGGTCGAGGGGCTCAGTGCCGCCGAGGCCACCCCGCGGCAGCTCGCGTTGGGTGCTCCCGAGCACGGGTGGCGGGAGGCGGAGGCGGCGGCGGACGCCGCGGCTGCCCGTTTCGGGCGGTCCGTCATAGGTCCGGCCAGTCTTCTGGAGGGCCGTGATCGGCGCCAACGGGAAAAACCATCCCAGCCGTAG
- a CDS encoding DUF3040 domain-containing protein — protein sequence MPLSEHEQRLFEQIERSLAEDPKFASAVRASDPRFHTRRRLLVAAGVIIIGLALVVYGAVIKTPPLAVAGFVVMLASAAFAVQSHRRAQSPDLHVVGGTTSRRRPRAGRAGRRSSLLDRLEDRWRQRPEGHR from the coding sequence GTGCCGCTCTCGGAGCACGAGCAGCGGCTGTTCGAGCAGATCGAGCGGTCGCTTGCCGAGGACCCCAAATTCGCCTCGGCCGTGCGCGCCAGCGACCCGCGTTTCCACACGCGGCGTCGCCTGCTCGTCGCTGCCGGCGTGATCATCATTGGCCTGGCCCTCGTGGTCTACGGCGCGGTGATCAAGACCCCGCCGCTCGCGGTGGCGGGTTTCGTCGTGATGCTGGCGTCAGCGGCGTTCGCGGTGCAGTCGCACCGCCGGGCGCAGTCGCCCGACCTGCACGTGGTCGGGGGCACCACCAGTCGGCGGCGTCCCCGGGCGGGGCGTGCCGGTCGCCGGTCGTCGCTCCTGGACCGGCTGGAGGACCGATGGCGGCAGCGTCCGGAGGGACACCGCTGA